The following DNA comes from Helicobacter sp. 11S03491-1.
TTGGGCTTAAGCTCACGATTAATGATTTTTGATAAAAAGGGTGATGTTTTATATAATGGGATAAAGGATACTTTGGCTCAAGAATCTTTTCACCAAAAAAATGGTATTTATGTGCAAAAAGGGTACATTATGATGAATTCAAGTTCTCTAAAACACCATAAACACCATAAAAAACCCTTCTATCCATCGCTATCTCCTTCTTTTAAGTATAAAATTATTTTGAAAGGGGCTTCTATTGTTTCTGATATTTGGTGGTTGCGAGTTAAAACAACAGGATTTTTATTATTATGTTTAAGCGGGGTAGGGTTCATTGCATATTTTTTACTTAAAGTTTCTCTTAAGCCCTTAAAAGAGAGGATAGAATTTTTGAATCATTTTATCAAAGATACTACTCATGAGATTAATACTCCCATTAGTGTGATTTTGATGAGTATCCAAAGATTGGAAAAAGAGGAATTTTCATCAAATAATTTTACAAAAATCAATCGAATTGATATTGCTGCTAAAACTCTTGGGAGTATCTATCAAAATCTTATGTTCTATAGTTTTCCTGAAAATAAGAATAGAAGAAATCTGATTGATGTCAAAGAAGTCTTGGAACAAAGGTTAGAGTTTTTTGCTCCTTTGATTGGACAGAAAAATTTACAAATCCAAGCCACGCTTGCCTCTGCTTTTATCAGCGCCAATAAAGAAGGGATAGGATGCATTCTTGATAATCTCTTAAGCAATGCAATTAAATACAATAAAAAAGATGGAAATATTATTATTATGCTCAATAAAGGCAGTTTGTCTATCCAAGATAGTGGGTGTGGGATAGAAACAAATCAAATCCATAGAATTTTTAAGCGTTATACGCGTTATAATACTTCACAAGGTGGATTTGGAATTGGTTTGGCGCTTGTTCAAGAACTCTGCCAATATTACAGTATCCGGATAAAATGCGAGAGTGAAATCGGACTAGGAAGTGTATTTAGGCTAGAATGGTAGGCTAAAATTTTGTTTTTTAGGCATATAACAACTAGGGTTAATATTGATTTTACAACAAACACTATATAATTTTTGAATATTTTTAAAGGAGAATATTTTGGGTAATGTAGAAATTTTAGTTTTAGATTTTGGGAGTCAATTTACCCAACTTATTGCTCGAAGATTGCGAGAATTTGGTATTTATGCCGAGATTGTGCCTTATTTTGAAAAATTTGAAGCAATTCAGATAAGAAGACCAAAGGGAATTATTTTGAGTGGGGGTCCTGCAAGCATATATGAAAAAGATGCTTATAAACCTGATGTGAGGATATTTGAACTTGGCATTCCTATACTTGGGATTTGTTATGGGATGCAATATTTGATGGATTATTTTGGAGGAAAGGTTGAGAGAGCCAATGCACATGAGTATGGTAAGGCAAATTTAGAAATAAAAACTCAGAGTATTTTGTTTGAAGGTTGCAAAAATGGGGCTGTAGTGTGGATGAGTCATGGGGATAGGGTTGTAAAACTTGCAGAAGGGTTTAGTGGGATTGCAGAAAGCAAAAATTCAATCTATGCATGTGTAAGCCATGAAAAATTAAGAATCTATGCAGTGCAGTTTCATCCGGAAGTTGCCCATTCTCAAGAAGGTGGAAAATATTTGTTTAATTTTGCATCTAAAATTTGTGGGGCATCTACAGATTGGAATATGAAAAATTTTGCGCAAAATGAAATTATCAAGCTTAGAGAAAAGATTGCAAATGGAAAAGTTTTGTGCGCAGTCAGCGGGGGAGTAGATTCAAGCGTGGTTGCGACACTTCTTTATCGTGCCATTGGCGATCGCCTTATCCCGGTATTTGTGGATCACGGATTATTAAGAAGTGGCGAGAGAGAAAGTGTTGAGATGATGTTTGCAAAAAATTTAGGCGTACCTCTTATTAGCATAGATGCTAGTGAGTTATTTTTGGGAAGACTCTCCGGAATAAGCGACCCTGAAACTAAGCGTAAAATTATTGGGGAAACTTTTATTGAGGTATTTGAAAAAGAGGCTAAAAAATATAATATTAATGGTGAAATTAAATATCTTGCGCAAGGCACGCTTTATCCCGATGTTATCGAATCAGTGAGTGTAAAAGGACCTTCTAAAACTATCAAATCTCACCATAATGTTGGGGGATTGCCTGAGTGGATGAAATTTGAACTTATTGAACCTTTGCGTGAATTGTTTAAAGATGAAGTGCGCTCTTTAGGGCGCGAGTTGGGAATGCCTGAGGTAATGCTTATGCGCCATCCTTTTCCTGGTCCGGGACTTGCTATTCGTATCATGGGTGAGGTAAATAAAGCAGATTTAAAATTGCTGCGTCAAGCTGATAAGGTTTTTTTAGAAGAACTGCATAAGAGTGGGTTTTATCATAAAGTGTGGCAGGCATTTTGTGTGTTATTGAATGTCAAAAGCGTTGGTGTAATGGGGGATAATCGCACTTATGATAATACTATTTGCATTCGGGTTGTGGAAGCAGTCGATGGAATGAGCGCTACTTTTGCGCATCTTCCCCATGAGTTGCTTGAGAGTATTAGTAATCGTATTATTAATGAAGTTGTAGGCATTAATCGGGTCGTTTATGATATCACTTCCAAACCCCCCGGCACTATTGAATGGGAATGAATTGATGTAAGATTAATTCTATCTCACTCCTTCCGGTGCAGTTATTTGGGGTAGTCAATATTTGAGTAAGAAGGCAACTAATAACAATATATTATTTATCTGCTAAATTATGGAAAAATTGCCAATTACGGGCAAACTTAAAAAGAAAATCCTATCAGCAAAGAAGAATTGAAAAATTATTACGATGGTATTTTGCAAAATAAAAATTATTTAAAATCTTCTCTTTCTTTTGCTTGTTTTTAAGGAGACTGAGACTACCAAGCATATCCATCGTCTTCATCCTTATAAAGGAAAATTTATCCCTCAATTTATAGAATATTTTTTGGATTCTCATAAGGATAGTTTGAAAAAAGAAGTTTATTTCCAAAAAGGCGACATTCTCCTTGATCCTTTTGTGGCAGCGGAATGACATTGGTTGCAGCCAATGAATAGGGAATATTTGGTATAGGGGTTGATTTTTCATTATTTAATATAATATAAATAATGAAAATAAAAGTTTATTGTTATAATCTCAATTTTCAATTTTATTTAAGAAGATTTACTTTAAATGCAATTAAAGCATTTTTTAAAAATTTTGTCAAGTTTTTCTGTAAAAATTTAGTTTAGCTAGCCTTAAGGCTATTCTATCCACAAAACTAATCATAACGCAAATGAATTTTTTAGTGATTTTTTATAGTTTAACTTCTTTAGTTTTTATTTCTAAGTTCATTTATCATTTTATTTTTGAATTCAATCACTTTGGTTTTCATTTTTTAGTTCATCAAATAAATTGAATTTTTGTATCTTGTTTTTAAAAATTTTCTTCGTGTTTTGTTTTCAAATTCATAAACGTTTTTTGCTTTTAAATTCAAAATTTTTTTTGCTCGAAGTTTTATCCAATTTTGCTTTCAAAATTTTTCAAAAAAAATTTCAAAGTCATCAATCAAATCATAAAACTTACATAAACCTTAAGGTGGCTGGAAATGCCTATTTTGATATTGATTTCTACAAGCACCCTGCATAGGGCACTCCAACCAAAAATATATATTTTTTGGGTTATCCTGCACGCTTTAGGATAGTAGATAATATTTCCAAGCTAAAAATAAGCAAAACCATCTACAATAATTGAATTCAAAAATCCAAAAATTTTTTTACAAATTGATTTAAAAAATCTGATCTAAACTCACACACAAAATACAAAAATTCCCAGAAACTTTTGAAAAATTTTTATAGTCTTTCATTTAGAAATTTTTTTCATAATATCTTTAGAAAAATTTTCTCTAAAGCTTTAGGAACTCAATTTATAAAAGAGAATCTTAAAACATCTATTGTGAATGAAAATTTGTTTGAGTTTTCTTTATGAAACAGAGTTTCTATAGATTCCAACAATAATAAGACAAGAAGAATAAATATACTCTTATTGATGTTTCTAATCTTTGGAAATAGATTTCCAACAATTAAATATTATATAAGGGAAAAAAAGAGAATTAAATCTTATTAATATTTAGATATAAGATTTTTAAAATTTTATTGAATATCTAATTCTATATCATCTCAAAGAATATCTAAGAGAATATTAGATCTTATCAGGTTTTTAATTTTTAAATTTCTCTATCAAACTTTTATGATCATTTAAAAAACTAAAATCAATAATTTTATTCATCATTACTTTGATTTTTTGCTAGAATTGGCAAAAAAAGAAAGTAAGAAAAATTAAAATAAATGAGAACCATTACAAAAGTTCCAATGAGGGTTATTACAAAAATTCCTTTAGACTATAAGGTTGATAATGATGAGCCTTTATTTGAATTTGAGCCTATTAAAAGAGTTAGAACTATTACTAATTATGCTAATAACTCAAATTATTCTTTTATATTCTTTAAAAGATTTAAAAATTACAATCCATCAAATGAACTCTCTTTAGACAATCGCAAAAATATTGTTATTAAAAATATTGGTAATCTCAACGCAAAACATTTAAAAAATGTTCTAGATTATGTTTTAAGAAATTCTGAAGATAAAATTGCTATTAATGAATATTTTGAATTTAAAACTTACAAAGAGATCTTGGAAAATTGGCAAGAAAACTTTAGCATGAAAGAATCTGCAAAAGAAGCTATGCACTTAGTCTTTTCTTTAAAAGAAACCCATTCTCAATCTATCATGGAGATTTTAAAACATTCTGTGTATGAAACAATGAGAGCTAATTTGAGTGAATATTCATTTGTTTTGATCCCACATTCTCATCAAAGTAACCCACACATTCACTGCATTATCAATAAGACCAATACTTGGACCGGGAAAAAACTACATTTTGCCAAAAAAAGTGATTGTAGAGATTTTTTCTTCAAACTCAAAGAAGATTTTAAGAATGAAGTTTACTATTTAAGTGGAGGTAAGCTTGATTACAAAAATGATGTTAAATTAAAGTTTAATAATCTCTTTAAAGAGCTTCAGACTCTAAATGAAGAATCTAAAAGCTTTAATCATCAAGGCTTTTATTCTCAAAGTATCAAAGATTTAAACAAGCAACATTTAAAAATCAAAAACAATATTTCAAGTTTAGAATTAAAGATAATGAGACTTTATCAGCATAAAGATTCAAGCAAGAATAATCAAGATAAGTTTCAAAATGACAATTTATTCAGTGAGTTAAGTTCAGAGGATAGAGCTAAAGAGATGAAAATTTTACAAAGTAAAATAGCGATTCATAATAAAAAGCTAAAAGAGATTGAAGAGATTATGAAAAAACTATTAGACTGGGACTCCAACTTCAATAATTTTACAAAATCTTTCAATCTCTTTGAAAAAAAGAAGATTCTATATGATTCTATTATAAAAATGAAGCCTTATGTCTCAAAAACTCTTTTTAAAAATCTTCATCTCTTAGAAAATCAACTCAATCAAGAGAAAAATTATATTCAAGATGGCTTAGAGGAGATCGACAGAGGTTTTGATAAGAATGTTTTTCTGAATGAAAAA
Coding sequences within:
- a CDS encoding HAMP domain-containing sensor histidine kinase, whose product is MAIVMSDNKEKSVIIKILSLYLITTAIFLIVLFGLYYDRGYNIIIHEKTNDLREDYGVLVRLIDKTGSFDEKVLRDLQILGLSSRLMIFDKKGDVLYNGIKDTLAQESFHQKNGIYVQKGYIMMNSSSLKHHKHHKKPFYPSLSPSFKYKIILKGASIVSDIWWLRVKTTGFLLLCLSGVGFIAYFLLKVSLKPLKERIEFLNHFIKDTTHEINTPISVILMSIQRLEKEEFSSNNFTKINRIDIAAKTLGSIYQNLMFYSFPENKNRRNLIDVKEVLEQRLEFFAPLIGQKNLQIQATLASAFISANKEGIGCILDNLLSNAIKYNKKDGNIIIMLNKGSLSIQDSGCGIETNQIHRIFKRYTRYNTSQGGFGIGLALVQELCQYYSIRIKCESEIGLGSVFRLEW
- the guaA gene encoding glutamine-hydrolyzing GMP synthase, coding for MGNVEILVLDFGSQFTQLIARRLREFGIYAEIVPYFEKFEAIQIRRPKGIILSGGPASIYEKDAYKPDVRIFELGIPILGICYGMQYLMDYFGGKVERANAHEYGKANLEIKTQSILFEGCKNGAVVWMSHGDRVVKLAEGFSGIAESKNSIYACVSHEKLRIYAVQFHPEVAHSQEGGKYLFNFASKICGASTDWNMKNFAQNEIIKLREKIANGKVLCAVSGGVDSSVVATLLYRAIGDRLIPVFVDHGLLRSGERESVEMMFAKNLGVPLISIDASELFLGRLSGISDPETKRKIIGETFIEVFEKEAKKYNINGEIKYLAQGTLYPDVIESVSVKGPSKTIKSHHNVGGLPEWMKFELIEPLRELFKDEVRSLGRELGMPEVMLMRHPFPGPGLAIRIMGEVNKADLKLLRQADKVFLEELHKSGFYHKVWQAFCVLLNVKSVGVMGDNRTYDNTICIRVVEAVDGMSATFAHLPHELLESISNRIINEVVGINRVVYDITSKPPGTIEWE
- a CDS encoding relaxase/mobilization nuclease domain-containing protein, with the protein product MRTITKVPMRVITKIPLDYKVDNDEPLFEFEPIKRVRTITNYANNSNYSFIFFKRFKNYNPSNELSLDNRKNIVIKNIGNLNAKHLKNVLDYVLRNSEDKIAINEYFEFKTYKEILENWQENFSMKESAKEAMHLVFSLKETHSQSIMEILKHSVYETMRANLSEYSFVLIPHSHQSNPHIHCIINKTNTWTGKKLHFAKKSDCRDFFFKLKEDFKNEVYYLSGGKLDYKNDVKLKFNNLFKELQTLNEESKSFNHQGFYSQSIKDLNKQHLKIKNNISSLELKIMRLYQHKDSSKNNQDKFQNDNLFSELSSEDRAKEMKILQSKIAIHNKKLKEIEEIMKKLLDWDSNFNNFTKSFNLFEKKKILYDSIIKMKPYVSKTLFKNLHLLENQLNQEKNYIQDGLEEIDRGFDKNVFLNEKSNMFALNKKYQQLKNYTRMLKEFQTQDSGFNPKEAFN